In Streptomyces qaidamensis, one DNA window encodes the following:
- a CDS encoding HAD family hydrolase, protein MSDTASPGAFPYRLVATDLDGTLLRSDDTVSPRTRDALVAATAAGAAHIVVTGRAVPWTRHILDDLGYQGLAVCGQGAQVYDAGAHRLLTSVTLDRQLAGVALAKIEAEVGPLHLAASRDGLDGEVLVGPGYAVQGTLPATPFTDASDLWTAPLNKLYIQHPTLTDDELCEAATRTAGGFVTVTMAGAGIVELLPLGLSKATGLSLAARRLGIKAADTIAFGDMPNDIPMFAWASYGVAMADAHEELKAVADEVTSSHDEDGIAVVLERLLG, encoded by the coding sequence GTGAGCGACACGGCTTCCCCGGGCGCCTTCCCGTACCGGCTCGTCGCCACCGATCTCGACGGGACGCTGCTGCGCTCCGACGACACGGTGTCGCCACGCACCCGTGACGCGCTCGTCGCCGCCACGGCGGCGGGCGCCGCGCACATCGTCGTCACCGGCCGCGCCGTCCCGTGGACCCGGCACATCCTCGACGACCTCGGCTACCAGGGCCTGGCCGTCTGCGGCCAGGGCGCACAGGTCTACGACGCCGGCGCGCACCGCCTGCTGACGTCGGTGACGCTGGACCGGCAGCTGGCCGGGGTCGCGCTGGCCAAGATCGAGGCGGAGGTCGGCCCGCTCCACCTGGCGGCGAGCCGCGACGGCCTGGATGGCGAGGTGCTGGTGGGTCCGGGCTACGCGGTCCAGGGCACCCTGCCCGCCACGCCCTTCACGGACGCGTCCGACCTGTGGACCGCGCCGCTGAACAAGCTGTACATCCAGCACCCGACGCTGACGGACGACGAGCTCTGCGAGGCGGCGACGCGCACCGCCGGCGGTTTCGTCACCGTGACGATGGCCGGCGCGGGCATCGTCGAACTCCTCCCTCTGGGTCTGTCCAAGGCGACGGGCCTGTCCCTGGCGGCCCGCCGGCTCGGGATCAAGGCGGCCGACACGATCGCCTTCGGCGACATGCCCAACGACATACCGATGTTCGCCTGGGCCTCCTACGGCGTCGCCATGGCGGACGCCCATGAGGAACTGAAGGCGGTGGCCGACGAGGTGACGTCCTCCCACGACGAGGACGGCATCGCGGTGGTGCTGGAGCGACTGCTGGGCTGA
- a CDS encoding ABC transporter permease subunit, giving the protein MYDPTVARLTYRALLGRRRALILGALPLLLIVIAVAVRGLAGADDQTASDLLGGLALATMVPIIGVIAGTGAIGPEIDDGSVVYLLSKPIKRPTIIFTKLIVAIAVTMVFSAVPTLIAGFILNGNGQQVAVAYTVAALVASIAYAALFLLLGTVSRHAVVFGLVYALVWEALFGSLVPGARTLSVQQWSLAVAQKVSGGDLVSSDVGLTTATVLLVAVTVLATWFAGQKLRSLTLAGEE; this is encoded by the coding sequence ATGTACGACCCCACAGTCGCCCGGCTCACTTACCGGGCCCTGCTCGGCCGGCGCCGGGCCCTCATCCTGGGCGCTCTGCCCCTGCTGCTGATCGTGATCGCCGTGGCGGTGCGCGGCCTGGCCGGGGCGGACGACCAGACGGCGTCCGACCTGCTGGGCGGGCTCGCCCTCGCCACGATGGTGCCGATCATCGGCGTCATCGCCGGAACAGGCGCGATCGGCCCGGAGATCGACGACGGCTCGGTGGTGTACCTGCTGTCCAAGCCGATCAAGCGGCCGACCATCATCTTCACCAAGCTGATCGTCGCGATCGCGGTGACCATGGTGTTCTCCGCGGTGCCGACACTCATCGCCGGATTCATCCTGAACGGCAACGGCCAGCAGGTCGCCGTCGCCTACACGGTAGCGGCCCTGGTCGCCTCCATCGCCTACGCGGCCCTGTTCCTGCTGCTCGGCACGGTCTCCCGGCACGCGGTGGTGTTCGGGCTGGTCTACGCCCTGGTCTGGGAGGCCCTGTTCGGCTCCCTGGTGCCGGGTGCGCGCACGCTGAGCGTCCAGCAGTGGTCGCTGGCGGTGGCTCAGAAGGTGTCCGGTGGGGACCTGGTCTCCTCGGACGTGGGGCTGACCACGGCGACGGTGCTGCTGGTGGCCGTCACGGTGCTGGCCACCTGGTTCGCCGGACAGAAGCTGCGCTCCCTGACGCTCGCCGGCGAGGAGTGA
- a CDS encoding ABC transporter ATP-binding protein, translated as MTTLNIDHVSRWFGNVVAVNDITMTIGPGVTGLLGPNGAGKSTLINMMGGFLAPSTGTVTLDGQAVWRNEQIYKHIGVVPEREAMYDFLTGKEFVLANAELHGLGARAAQKALATVEMEYAQDRKIQTYSKGMRQRVKMASALVHDPSLLLLDEPFNGMDPRQRMQLMDLLRRMGDEGRTVLFSSHILEEVEQLAWHIEVVVAGRHAASGDFRKIRRLMTDRPHRYLVRSSDDRALAAALIADPSTAGIEVDVAEGALRIQAVDFGRFTALLPKVARDHGIRLITVSPSDESLESVFSYLVAA; from the coding sequence GTGACCACGCTCAACATCGACCACGTCTCCCGCTGGTTCGGCAACGTGGTCGCCGTCAACGACATCACCATGACCATCGGCCCCGGCGTCACCGGCCTGCTCGGCCCCAACGGCGCCGGAAAGTCCACCCTCATCAACATGATGGGCGGCTTCCTGGCCCCCTCCACCGGCACCGTCACCCTCGACGGCCAGGCCGTGTGGCGCAACGAGCAGATCTACAAGCACATCGGTGTCGTCCCCGAGCGGGAGGCGATGTACGACTTCCTCACCGGCAAGGAGTTCGTCCTGGCCAACGCCGAGCTGCACGGCCTCGGCGCCAGGGCGGCCCAGAAGGCGCTCGCCACGGTCGAGATGGAGTACGCCCAAGACCGCAAGATCCAGACGTACTCCAAGGGCATGCGCCAGCGCGTGAAGATGGCCAGCGCCCTCGTCCACGACCCCTCACTGCTCCTGCTGGACGAACCGTTCAACGGCATGGACCCGCGCCAGCGCATGCAGCTGATGGACCTGCTGCGCCGCATGGGTGACGAGGGCCGCACGGTGTTGTTCTCGTCCCACATCCTCGAAGAGGTCGAGCAACTCGCCTGGCACATCGAGGTCGTCGTCGCCGGCCGGCACGCCGCCAGCGGGGACTTCCGCAAGATCCGCCGCCTGATGACCGACCGGCCGCACCGCTACCTGGTGCGCTCCAGCGACGACCGTGCCCTCGCGGCCGCGCTGATCGCCGACCCGTCGACGGCCGGCATCGAGGTCGACGTCGCCGAGGGCGCGCTGCGCATCCAGGCCGTCGACTTCGGCCGCTTCACGGCCCTTCTGCCGAAGGTCGCCAGGGACCACGGCATCCGGCTGATCACGGTCTCGCCGTCCGACGAGTCCCTCGAGTCCGTGTTCTCGTACCTGGTCGCGGCGTAG
- a CDS encoding ABC transporter ATP-binding protein, whose product MIATESLSKRFPRVTALDRLSVDVGPGVTGLVGANGAGKSTLIKILLGLSPATEGRAEVLGLDVATKGAAIRERVGYMPEHDCLPPDVSATEFVVHMARMSGLPPTAARERTADTLRHVGLYEERYRPIGGYSTGMKQRVKLAQALVHDPQLVFLDEPTNGLDPVGRDEMLGLIRRIHTDFGISVLVTSHLLGELERTCDHVVVVDGGKLLRSSSTTDFTQTTTTLAIEVTDSDEHPDGTRAVREALHARGVTVEDGSGLPGAGHVLLLTAQGEETYDLVRDVIADLGLGLVRMEQRRHHISEVFTSSDEREQRKEAVGHGG is encoded by the coding sequence GTGATCGCGACCGAAAGCCTGAGCAAGCGGTTCCCCCGGGTGACCGCGCTTGACCGGCTCTCCGTGGACGTCGGACCCGGTGTGACCGGACTCGTCGGGGCCAACGGAGCCGGCAAGTCCACACTGATCAAGATCCTGCTGGGTCTGTCCCCCGCCACCGAGGGCCGCGCCGAAGTGCTCGGTCTCGACGTCGCCACCAAAGGCGCCGCCATCCGCGAGCGGGTCGGCTACATGCCCGAGCACGACTGCCTGCCGCCGGACGTCTCGGCCACCGAGTTCGTCGTCCACATGGCGCGCATGTCCGGCCTGCCGCCCACCGCCGCGCGTGAACGCACCGCCGACACCCTGCGCCACGTCGGTCTGTACGAGGAGCGCTACCGCCCCATCGGCGGCTACTCGACCGGCATGAAACAGCGCGTCAAACTCGCGCAGGCCCTCGTCCACGACCCGCAGCTGGTCTTCCTGGACGAGCCGACCAACGGCCTCGACCCGGTCGGCCGTGACGAGATGCTCGGCCTGATCCGCCGCATCCACACCGACTTCGGCATCTCGGTCCTGGTCACCTCCCACCTCCTCGGCGAACTGGAGCGCACCTGCGACCACGTCGTGGTCGTCGACGGCGGCAAGCTTCTGCGCTCCAGCTCCACCACGGACTTCACGCAGACCACCACGACCCTCGCGATCGAGGTCACCGACTCCGACGAGCACCCGGACGGCACCCGCGCGGTCCGTGAGGCGCTGCACGCACGCGGAGTGACCGTCGAGGACGGCAGCGGCCTGCCGGGCGCCGGCCACGTCCTGCTGCTCACCGCGCAGGGCGAGGAGACATACGACCTGGTCCGGGACGTGATCGCGGACCTCGGACTCGGCCTGGTGCGCATGGAGCAGCGCCGGCACCACATCTCCGAGGTCTTCACCAGCAGCGACGAACGCGAGCAGCGGAAGGAGGCGGTCGGCCATGGCGGTTGA
- a CDS encoding SDR family oxidoreductase, which produces MTLLTGARERWVRTGGVELCVAELGDPGRPTVVLVHGYPDSKEVWSEVAGRLAGRFHVVAYDVRGHGRSTAPRPLRGGFTLEKLTDDFLAVVDAVSPHAPVHLVGHDWGSVQAWEFTTVQRTEGRIASFTSMSGPSLDHLGHWIARRVKRPTPRRAGQLLGQGARSWYAYLLHTPVLPELAWRGPLGMRWPRMLERAEKVPRGGYPTASLPSDAAHGAWLYRDNVRPRLRAPRPDAHAHAPVQVITPLEDRFLSSRLHDELEQWVPQLTRRTIQAGHWIPRTRPDQLASWIEEFVTSVGSGRSPLTASGEHAERFGGQLVLVTGAGSGIGQATALAFAQAGARVVAVDRNAGAAVRTAEKSRLLGAPEAWAETVDVSDEQAMEKLAEKVTTEYGVVDVLVNNAGIGLSGSFFDTTPEDWKKVLDVNLWGVIHGCRLFGRRMAERGQGGHIVNVASAAAYQPSRALPAYSTSKAAVLMLSECLRAELAGQEIGVTAVCPGFVNTAITSTAHFAGVDAGEEQRLQKRAARLYGLRNYPPEKVARAILRAVTRNEAVVPVTPEARGARWLSRWAPGALRGIARLKPPV; this is translated from the coding sequence ATGACGTTGCTGACGGGCGCGCGGGAGCGCTGGGTGCGGACCGGCGGAGTCGAGCTGTGCGTGGCCGAGCTGGGTGATCCGGGGCGGCCGACGGTCGTCCTGGTGCACGGCTATCCCGACAGCAAGGAGGTGTGGTCCGAGGTCGCCGGGCGGCTCGCCGGACGCTTCCACGTGGTGGCGTACGACGTCCGCGGCCACGGCCGGTCGACGGCGCCGCGTCCGCTGCGGGGAGGTTTCACCCTGGAGAAGCTGACGGACGACTTCCTGGCCGTCGTGGACGCGGTGAGTCCGCACGCGCCGGTGCACCTGGTGGGGCACGACTGGGGCTCGGTGCAGGCCTGGGAGTTCACCACCGTGCAGCGCACCGAGGGGCGCATCGCCTCCTTCACCTCGATGTCCGGGCCGTCCCTCGACCACCTCGGCCACTGGATCGCCCGGCGCGTGAAGCGGCCCACCCCGCGCCGGGCCGGCCAGCTCCTCGGGCAGGGGGCCCGGTCCTGGTACGCGTACCTGCTGCACACGCCCGTGCTGCCCGAGCTGGCCTGGCGCGGCCCGCTCGGCATGCGCTGGCCACGGATGCTGGAGCGCGCCGAGAAGGTGCCCCGGGGCGGCTACCCCACCGCGTCCCTGCCGTCGGACGCGGCCCACGGCGCCTGGCTGTACCGGGACAACGTCCGGCCCCGGCTGCGCGCGCCACGCCCGGACGCGCACGCCCACGCGCCCGTGCAGGTCATCACGCCCCTGGAGGACCGGTTCCTCTCGTCGCGGCTCCACGATGAACTGGAGCAGTGGGTTCCGCAGCTGACCCGCAGGACGATCCAGGCGGGGCACTGGATCCCGCGCACTCGCCCGGACCAGCTGGCCTCCTGGATCGAGGAGTTCGTGACGTCCGTCGGGAGCGGCCGGTCCCCGCTGACGGCGAGCGGCGAGCACGCCGAGCGGTTCGGCGGGCAGCTCGTGCTGGTCACCGGGGCGGGCAGCGGCATCGGGCAGGCAACGGCGCTCGCGTTCGCCCAGGCCGGAGCGCGTGTGGTGGCCGTTGACCGGAACGCCGGGGCGGCGGTCCGCACCGCCGAGAAGTCCCGCCTGCTGGGCGCCCCCGAGGCCTGGGCGGAGACGGTCGACGTCTCCGACGAGCAGGCCATGGAGAAACTCGCCGAGAAGGTCACCACCGAGTACGGAGTGGTGGACGTCCTCGTGAACAACGCCGGGATCGGACTGTCCGGTTCCTTCTTCGACACCACGCCGGAGGACTGGAAGAAGGTCCTCGACGTCAACCTGTGGGGCGTCATCCACGGCTGCCGGCTCTTCGGCCGGCGGATGGCCGAGCGCGGGCAGGGCGGCCACATCGTCAACGTGGCCTCGGCCGCGGCGTACCAGCCGTCCCGGGCGCTGCCCGCCTACAGCACCTCCAAGGCTGCCGTGCTGATGCTCAGTGAATGCCTGCGGGCGGAGCTGGCAGGCCAGGAGATCGGCGTGACGGCGGTGTGCCCCGGGTTCGTCAACACGGCCATCACCTCGACGGCGCACTTCGCCGGAGTCGACGCCGGGGAGGAGCAGCGGCTGCAGAAGCGCGCCGCCCGTCTGTACGGACTGCGCAACTACCCTCCGGAGAAGGTCGCCCGTGCGATCTTGCGAGCTGTGACGCGCAACGAGGCGGTGGTGCCGGTGACACCGGAGGCGCGGGGTGCGCGCTGGCTGTCACGGTGGGCGCCGGGAGCACTGCGGGGCATCGCGCGACTGAAGCCGCCGGTGTGA
- a CDS encoding RNA 2'-phosphotransferase, translated as MDERRTVKVSKYLSKYLRHQPERIGLTLDEAGWVEIDTLIAAAATHGFRFTRDELDHVVATNDKRRFAVEGTRIRASQGHSVDVDLGLASATPPARLYHGTVARTLDAIRTEGLRPMNRHAVHLSPDRDTATRVGARRGQPVVLGVDASAMHADGHVFHVSANGVWLTQAVPPRYLRFPGPH; from the coding sequence ATGGACGAAAGACGCACCGTGAAGGTGTCGAAGTACCTGTCGAAGTATCTGCGCCACCAGCCCGAACGCATCGGGCTCACGCTCGACGAGGCCGGCTGGGTCGAGATCGACACGTTGATCGCCGCAGCCGCCACGCACGGCTTCCGGTTCACCCGCGACGAACTGGACCATGTCGTCGCCACCAACGACAAGCGGCGTTTCGCCGTCGAGGGCACCCGCATCCGCGCCAGCCAGGGCCACAGCGTTGACGTCGACCTCGGGCTGGCGTCGGCCACCCCGCCCGCGCGCCTCTACCACGGCACCGTCGCCCGCACCCTGGATGCGATCCGGACCGAGGGACTCCGTCCGATGAACCGGCACGCCGTGCATCTCTCGCCCGACCGGGATACGGCGACCCGTGTCGGAGCCCGCCGAGGGCAGCCGGTCGTGCTCGGGGTGGACGCGTCCGCCATGCACGCCGACGGCCACGTCTTCCACGTCAGCGCCAACGGGGTGTGGCTCACCCAGGCCGTACCGCCGCGCTACCTGCGCTTTCCCGGACCGCACTGA
- a CDS encoding LLM class flavin-dependent oxidoreductase gives MSLRLSTVILPYRRWHEGGRAAWTRAEQLGFHTAYIYDHLSWRTFRDGPWFGAVPTLTAAASVTDRLRLGTLVTSPNFRHPVTLAKELISLDDISGGRVTLGIGAGGSGFDATALGQEPWTPRERADRFAEFVPLLDRLLSENAVSYEGDFYSAHEARNIPGCVQRPRLPFAVAATGPRGMRLAARFGQAWVTTGDPKLFENGTPEQSIQAIRGQAERLDDICAEVGRDMTGLDRVLLTGFTPDRNGPLESLNAFVDFAGRHAELGFTEIVIHWPIADSPFAAEEKVFEQIAMEAPAQLR, from the coding sequence ATGAGTCTGCGCCTGAGCACCGTGATCCTCCCGTACCGCCGATGGCACGAAGGCGGCCGCGCGGCCTGGACGCGCGCGGAGCAGCTCGGCTTCCACACCGCCTACATCTACGACCACCTGTCCTGGCGCACCTTCCGGGACGGCCCGTGGTTCGGCGCCGTGCCGACCCTCACGGCCGCCGCGAGCGTCACCGACCGGCTGCGGCTGGGCACCCTGGTGACCTCCCCGAACTTCCGGCACCCCGTGACGCTCGCCAAGGAACTGATCTCCCTCGACGACATCTCCGGAGGGCGGGTCACGCTGGGCATCGGCGCGGGCGGTTCGGGCTTCGACGCCACCGCGCTCGGCCAGGAGCCGTGGACACCGCGTGAGCGCGCCGACCGCTTCGCCGAGTTCGTCCCGCTGCTCGACCGGCTGCTCAGCGAGAACGCCGTGTCGTACGAGGGTGACTTCTACTCCGCCCACGAGGCCCGGAACATCCCCGGCTGTGTGCAGCGGCCCCGGCTGCCGTTCGCGGTGGCCGCGACCGGTCCGCGGGGGATGCGGCTCGCCGCCCGGTTCGGCCAGGCGTGGGTGACCACCGGTGACCCGAAACTGTTCGAGAACGGCACGCCCGAACAGTCGATTCAGGCCATTCGCGGACAGGCGGAGAGGCTCGACGACATCTGCGCCGAGGTCGGCCGGGACATGACCGGCCTCGACCGGGTCCTGCTCACCGGCTTCACACCGGACCGCAACGGCCCGCTGGAGTCCCTGAACGCGTTCGTGGACTTCGCCGGACGGCATGCGGAGCTGGGCTTCACGGAGATCGTGATCCACTGGCCGATCGCCGACTCGCCGTTCGCGGCGGAGGAGAAGGTCTTCGAGCAGATCGCGATGGAGGCGCCGGCACAGCTGCGCTGA
- a CDS encoding HAD-IIB family hydrolase: protein MTSATRQPETAAKTLPPRLIATDLDGTLLRDDKSVSPRTVAALAAAEEAGIEVFFVTGRPARWMDVVSDHVHGHGLAICGNGAAVVDLHGGAGAHRFVKVRELARENALDAVRLLRDAAPGTVYAVEQTYGFYQEPAYPKLHMEIPDSLAPAEELLGPDHPAAAEPVLKILAYHPQIDPDAFLTLARLAIGDRANVTRSSPSALLEISGPGVSKASTLALCCAERNISHEQVVAFGDMPNDVEMLTWAGRSYAMGNAHPDVIAAASGRTVANNEDGVAVVIEQLLAELP from the coding sequence GTGACCTCAGCGACCCGACAGCCCGAGACCGCGGCCAAGACCCTCCCGCCGCGGCTGATCGCCACCGACCTCGACGGCACCCTGCTGCGCGACGACAAGTCGGTGTCCCCGCGTACGGTCGCCGCGCTGGCCGCCGCAGAAGAGGCGGGCATCGAGGTCTTCTTCGTCACGGGCCGCCCGGCCCGCTGGATGGACGTCGTCAGCGACCACGTGCACGGCCACGGCCTGGCCATCTGCGGCAACGGCGCCGCCGTGGTCGACCTGCACGGCGGTGCGGGCGCCCACCGGTTCGTGAAGGTGCGGGAGCTGGCCAGGGAGAACGCCCTGGACGCCGTACGGCTGCTGCGCGACGCGGCGCCGGGCACCGTGTACGCGGTGGAGCAGACGTACGGCTTCTACCAGGAGCCGGCCTACCCGAAGCTGCACATGGAGATACCGGACAGCCTGGCCCCGGCCGAGGAGCTGCTGGGCCCGGACCACCCGGCCGCCGCGGAGCCGGTGCTGAAGATCCTCGCCTACCACCCCCAGATCGACCCCGACGCCTTCCTGACCCTGGCCCGCCTCGCCATCGGCGACCGTGCCAACGTCACCCGCTCCAGCCCCAGCGCCCTGCTCGAGATCAGCGGCCCGGGAGTGTCCAAGGCCAGCACCCTCGCCCTGTGCTGCGCCGAGCGCAACATCTCGCACGAGCAGGTCGTCGCCTTCGGCGACATGCCGAACGACGTCGAGATGCTGACCTGGGCGGGCCGGTCGTACGCGATGGGCAACGCCCACCCGGACGTGATCGCCGCCGCCTCGGGCCGGACGGTCGCGAACAACGAGGACGGTGTGGCGGTCGTGATCGAGCAGTTGCTGGCGGAACTGCCGTAG
- a CDS encoding M23 family metallopeptidase, with amino-acid sequence MRSYRRHRLVVPVLLCALTVLAARPTAAPEEPGSGTGTGAEAGLSAEVARLYEEAAVATQQYEAGREEAERQRAEAQRAEELLDAQRQHIAALHEDLGRIARAQYRTSGGLPVAAHMILADSPDGLMRGQHAFSQAHLAVDNAISKNQRAEARLAADEARAADRWQALEKRNLQLAGLKADIEQKLETARSRLQGEADAAVAAGACRGAVRLDQPETGFTDGEWVAPVETYELSASYGSGGARWSSRHTGQDFAVPIGTPVRAVGAGRVVRVSCGGAFGMEIVLKHADGYYTQYAHLASLAVDQGEHVSPGQWIGQSGTTGNSTGPHLHFEARVTPETGSAVNPVSWLAARGVSL; translated from the coding sequence ATGCGCTCATATCGCCGCCATCGGCTAGTGGTTCCGGTCCTGCTGTGTGCGCTGACCGTGCTCGCGGCCCGGCCGACGGCGGCACCCGAGGAACCCGGGAGCGGCACCGGGACCGGCGCGGAGGCGGGCCTCAGCGCCGAGGTGGCGCGGCTGTACGAGGAGGCCGCGGTGGCGACACAGCAGTACGAGGCCGGCCGCGAGGAGGCCGAGAGGCAGCGTGCGGAAGCGCAGCGGGCGGAGGAACTCCTGGACGCGCAGCGGCAACACATCGCCGCCCTGCACGAGGACCTGGGCCGGATCGCCCGGGCCCAGTACCGCACCAGCGGGGGCCTGCCGGTGGCCGCGCACATGATCCTCGCCGACAGTCCCGACGGTCTGATGCGAGGTCAGCACGCCTTCTCGCAGGCGCATCTCGCCGTCGACAACGCGATCTCCAAGAACCAGCGTGCCGAGGCACGGCTCGCGGCGGACGAGGCCAGGGCCGCGGACCGGTGGCAGGCGCTGGAGAAGCGCAACCTCCAACTCGCCGGGCTGAAGGCGGACATCGAGCAGAAGCTGGAGACGGCCCGTTCGCGGCTCCAAGGGGAGGCGGACGCCGCGGTCGCGGCCGGGGCGTGCCGCGGAGCCGTCCGGCTCGACCAGCCGGAAACGGGGTTCACCGACGGCGAGTGGGTCGCGCCGGTCGAGACGTACGAACTGTCCGCGTCCTACGGCAGCGGTGGTGCGCGGTGGTCCAGTCGGCACACCGGGCAGGACTTCGCGGTGCCGATCGGCACGCCGGTGCGGGCCGTGGGCGCGGGCCGGGTGGTGAGGGTGTCCTGCGGCGGTGCCTTCGGCATGGAGATCGTGCTCAAGCACGCCGATGGCTACTACACGCAGTACGCCCACCTTGCTTCCCTCGCGGTCGACCAGGGGGAGCACGTCAGCCCGGGCCAGTGGATCGGCCAGTCGGGCACCACGGGCAACTCCACCGGGCCGCACCTGCACTTCGAGGCCCGGGTCACGCCCGAGACGGGCTCGGCGGTGAACCCGGTGTCATGGCTTGCGGCGCGCGGGGTTTCCCTCTGA